The stretch of DNA AGCGCCGTTCAATGGTGCCAAGGCGACTCAGTGTACGTGGTGCCGCAGTGACCAACGTGTCATACCGGCAACTATCCAGAATAACGATGATGTAATTATTACGTGGCCGAGCAAGTAGTGGCAGTTGTGGCTCTGGTTGGGAGCGGGTCACAGAGACAGCTGGCGGAGGTGGAGCAGAAGTCGCGGCAGCGTTCTCGTCTGCTGGTCGGGTACGGAAGTGCTCAAGGAAACGTTTCATGGAGTGTTAGCGTATCTGGGGATAAAGGGAGCGCACCCGGGGAGATTCGAACTCCCAACCGACGGGTTCGAAGCCCGGCGCTCTATCCATTGAGCTACGGGTGCGCATGAGGAAAATCAGGTACTACCGGTAGGAGGAAACTATTCTTCTCCTTGTGGCTATCCCTCTTGGGTGACAAAAGTATGCCGCGGTTCATGAAAGTGCAAGGGCGCTTAACTATCTTCTCATTTTTAGGAATCCGCTCGCCCATGATTCCTATTTTTGCGAAAACTCGGCTCATTATTTCATAAATCCCTGCGTTTTAGGCGGCATGACCTGTGCACGTCCGTACCGATGAGGAGGAAGCGCTATGGAAGATAAAACGTACGTCATCACGGAGATTGTCGGAGTGGCCGACAACTCAATCTCTCAGGCTGTGAATAACGCCATTGCGCGAGCGCATCAGACTCTTAAAGCATTGGATTGGTTCGAACTCAAAAATGTCCGCGGTACCATCACCAA from Deltaproteobacteria bacterium encodes:
- a CDS encoding dodecin domain-containing protein, whose protein sequence is MEDKTYVITEIVGVADNSISQAVNNAIARAHQTLKALDWFELKNVRGTITNGKVSQYQVTLDVGFRYLSGEELRAWAEN